The following are encoded together in the Thermodesulforhabdus norvegica genome:
- the carB gene encoding carbamoyl-phosphate synthase large subunit, whose amino-acid sequence MPKRTDIKKILIIGSGPIIIGQACEFDYSGTQACKALKEEGYEIVLVNSNPATIMTDPGMADRTYIEPITVEAVAKIIERERPDALLPTLGGQTGLNTAIALAREGVLDRFGVEMIGARPEVIEKAEDRDKFREAMKRIGLRVPKSGIARSKEEAEKIAEEIGFPIIIRPSFTLGGTGGGVAYNREELAEIVQRGLDASMIHTVMLEESVLGWKEFELEVMRDNKDNVVIICSIENFDPMGVHTGDSITVAPAQTLTNCEYQKMRDAAIAIMREIGVETGGSNVQFAVNPENGEMVVIEMNPRVSRSSALASKATGFPIAKMAAKLAVGYSLDELPNDITRETKASFEPTIDYVVVKIPRFTFEKFPRTPDLLTTSMKSVGETMAIGRTFKEALQKAIRSLEIGRYGFTDPPADSGPEYLETLLDRISYPNSKRLFQIAEALKLGASIDEIYERTKIDPWFLQQIKEIVECEEFIKARCRGISGFLDSKEGMKSVKAMGFSDVRLGELTGTDELKVFEKRMKLGVRPVYKLVDTCAAEFEAYTPYYYSTYEDEDESRPSSRKKVVILGGGPNRIGQGIEFDYCCVHASFALRELGIESIMVNSNPETVSTDYDTSDKLYFEPLTREDVLEIIETEKPIGVIVQFGGQTPLNLAVPLEKAGVRILGTSPDAIDRAEDRKRFQALLKKLGLRQPENATATSVDEAIFHARRIGYPVVVRPSYVLGGRAMEIVYDEETLREFMKTAVEVSPGHPILIDRFLEDAIEVDVDAISDGKLCVVGGIMEHIEAAGVHSGDSACVLPPISIPQELQNELIRQTKLIARELGVVGLMNIQFAIQRGTVYILEVNPRASRTVPFVSKATGVPLAKLATKVMMGKTLEELGFTKEVVPAHISVKESVFPFNRFPGVDILLGPEMKSTGEVMGIDMEFGIAFAKAQAATGYRLPTSGTVFVSVHDRDKPKVVPVAKRFEEMGFRIIATTGTCRYLKDHGVKAERVFKISEGRPHVIDYIKNGEVHLVINTSLGRKTQSDAFHIRRATLLYNIAYTTTIAGAAALAEAVSALRKGDWTVRSLQEYHSEVLSMKMAAEA is encoded by the coding sequence ATGCCGAAGCGTACGGACATAAAGAAAATCCTTATTATCGGGTCAGGCCCGATTATAATCGGTCAGGCCTGCGAGTTCGACTACTCAGGTACCCAGGCCTGCAAGGCACTGAAAGAGGAAGGTTACGAAATAGTTCTCGTGAACAGCAACCCCGCCACAATAATGACGGACCCGGGCATGGCCGACAGAACTTACATTGAGCCCATAACCGTGGAGGCCGTTGCCAAGATAATAGAGCGTGAGCGCCCTGACGCTCTGCTGCCGACCCTGGGGGGGCAGACGGGCCTGAACACGGCCATTGCTCTGGCCCGAGAGGGTGTTCTCGACAGGTTCGGCGTAGAAATGATCGGAGCCAGGCCGGAAGTCATAGAGAAAGCCGAAGACCGTGATAAGTTCCGTGAAGCAATGAAGAGGATAGGTCTTCGGGTTCCCAAAAGTGGTATAGCCAGGTCCAAGGAAGAAGCAGAAAAGATAGCCGAAGAAATAGGTTTTCCCATTATAATCCGCCCTTCCTTTACGCTAGGAGGAACCGGAGGTGGGGTGGCCTACAACCGGGAAGAACTCGCTGAAATAGTCCAGCGGGGGCTGGATGCCAGCATGATCCATACCGTCATGCTGGAGGAATCGGTGCTGGGCTGGAAGGAATTTGAGCTGGAAGTAATGCGGGATAACAAAGACAACGTCGTTATTATATGCTCCATCGAAAATTTTGATCCCATGGGAGTCCACACCGGCGATTCCATAACGGTAGCCCCTGCTCAGACCCTGACCAATTGCGAATATCAGAAAATGAGAGATGCGGCTATTGCCATAATGAGGGAAATCGGCGTGGAAACGGGCGGATCAAACGTTCAGTTTGCCGTTAACCCTGAAAACGGCGAGATGGTGGTTATTGAGATGAACCCGAGGGTTTCCAGGTCGTCCGCCCTGGCGTCAAAGGCGACGGGCTTCCCCATCGCAAAAATGGCCGCTAAGCTGGCCGTAGGGTATTCTCTGGACGAGCTTCCTAACGACATTACCCGGGAAACCAAGGCGTCTTTCGAGCCCACGATCGATTATGTGGTTGTTAAGATCCCGAGATTTACTTTCGAAAAGTTTCCCAGAACCCCCGACCTTCTTACCACTTCGATGAAATCCGTGGGCGAGACGATGGCTATAGGGAGAACCTTCAAAGAAGCTCTCCAGAAAGCAATACGTTCCCTTGAAATAGGACGTTACGGATTTACCGATCCACCCGCCGATAGCGGCCCCGAATATCTCGAAACACTTCTCGACAGGATAAGCTACCCCAACTCCAAACGGCTCTTTCAGATTGCCGAGGCTCTTAAACTCGGCGCCTCGATTGATGAGATTTACGAGCGGACCAAGATAGACCCCTGGTTTTTACAGCAGATCAAGGAGATTGTGGAATGTGAAGAGTTTATAAAGGCCAGATGCAGGGGCATTTCAGGATTTCTCGATTCAAAAGAGGGCATGAAGTCCGTTAAAGCCATGGGCTTTTCCGACGTTCGACTCGGTGAACTGACGGGAACCGATGAGCTGAAGGTTTTTGAAAAGCGGATGAAACTCGGCGTAAGACCCGTTTACAAGCTGGTCGATACGTGTGCAGCCGAGTTTGAGGCCTATACACCTTATTATTACTCGACCTACGAGGACGAAGACGAGTCCAGGCCGTCATCAAGAAAGAAGGTGGTCATACTGGGAGGAGGGCCAAATCGAATTGGTCAGGGAATTGAATTCGACTACTGTTGCGTCCATGCGTCCTTTGCACTGAGAGAACTGGGCATAGAGTCTATAATGGTTAATTCAAATCCCGAAACGGTGTCCACGGACTACGACACATCGGACAAGCTATACTTTGAACCTCTTACGAGGGAAGATGTTCTGGAAATCATCGAAACGGAAAAGCCCATCGGGGTAATCGTCCAGTTCGGCGGTCAAACACCGCTTAATCTGGCCGTACCGCTTGAAAAAGCCGGAGTCCGAATACTCGGAACGTCACCTGATGCGATCGACAGAGCCGAGGATCGTAAAAGGTTTCAGGCACTCCTGAAAAAACTGGGGTTAAGGCAACCGGAAAACGCTACTGCCACAAGCGTTGACGAAGCCATTTTCCATGCACGCCGTATAGGTTACCCTGTCGTCGTTCGGCCCTCATACGTTCTGGGTGGCCGTGCCATGGAGATCGTTTACGACGAAGAAACTCTCCGTGAGTTCATGAAGACCGCCGTGGAGGTCAGCCCCGGGCATCCAATCCTGATAGACCGATTTCTGGAGGACGCCATAGAGGTTGACGTTGACGCGATAAGCGATGGAAAGCTTTGCGTTGTTGGTGGAATAATGGAACATATCGAAGCCGCCGGTGTCCATTCGGGAGACAGTGCTTGTGTGCTTCCGCCTATAAGCATTCCGCAGGAGCTTCAGAATGAATTGATAAGACAGACGAAGTTGATAGCCCGTGAACTGGGAGTTGTCGGCCTCATGAATATTCAATTTGCCATTCAGAGGGGAACGGTTTACATTCTGGAGGTCAATCCCAGGGCTTCTCGAACTGTTCCCTTTGTGAGCAAGGCTACCGGAGTACCTCTTGCAAAGCTGGCAACGAAGGTAATGATGGGTAAAACCCTCGAAGAGCTTGGGTTCACAAAGGAAGTCGTACCGGCCCACATTTCGGTGAAGGAATCGGTCTTCCCCTTTAACCGCTTTCCGGGTGTTGACATTCTTCTGGGACCCGAGATGAAATCTACAGGGGAAGTTATGGGAATTGACATGGAGTTCGGTATTGCCTTTGCCAAGGCTCAGGCCGCAACGGGTTATCGACTGCCCACATCGGGCACGGTCTTCGTGAGCGTTCATGATCGAGACAAACCGAAGGTCGTCCCGGTGGCAAAACGCTTCGAAGAAATGGGATTCCGGATCATAGCAACCACGGGGACCTGTCGTTATCTGAAAGATCACGGCGTAAAGGCCGAGAGGGTTTTTAAGATCAGCGAGGGTCGCCCTCACGTTATCGACTACATCAAAAACGGTGAAGTCCATCTTGTTATAAACACAAGCCTCGGGCGCAAAACTCAATCAGACGCCTTCCACATCCGAAGAGCTACGCTGCTTTACAACATCGCTTATACCACGACCATAGCAGGGGCTGCAGCACTGGCCGAGGCGGTTTCAGCCCTGAGGAAAGGAGACTGGACGGTAAGGTCGCTTCAGGAATATCATAGTGAGGTTCTGTCCATGAAGATGGCGGCCGAAGCCTGA